One window from the genome of Gimesia aquarii encodes:
- a CDS encoding anti-sigma factor yields MADSLFTDQELLAYLDESLSVELMSQVETALRQSDSLRVRLAQLSQQRDHGAHSVGEIWRRNRLSCPSRSQLGGYLLETLPPDYQSYVEFHLNQTGCRYCGANLEDLKSSMSAATAETERRRQKYFQSSAGYLSAKSEDKS; encoded by the coding sequence ATGGCTGACAGCCTATTTACAGACCAGGAATTGCTGGCATATCTGGATGAATCCCTTTCGGTCGAACTGATGTCTCAGGTTGAAACTGCATTAAGGCAATCTGATTCACTACGTGTTCGTCTGGCTCAACTCTCTCAGCAACGTGATCACGGTGCGCATTCTGTTGGAGAAATTTGGAGAAGAAATCGCCTGAGCTGCCCTTCGCGCAGTCAATTGGGAGGCTATTTACTCGAAACACTCCCGCCTGATTATCAAAGCTATGTGGAATTCCACTTGAATCAGACAGGTTGTCGCTACTGCGGAGCGAATCTCGAAGACCTCAAATCAAGTATGTCAGCAGCTACAGCCGAGACAGAGCGCAGAAGACAAAAATATTTTCAGTCTTCAGCCGGATATCTCTCTGCCAAAAGTGAAGACAAATCATAG
- a CDS encoding transketolase family protein, with amino-acid sequence MYLGEISGLKVGQATRDAFGDALKDLGDKHPEIVTVDGDVGNSTRTEVFAKAFPERGFNVGIAESNMVSVAGGLASTGHIPVVASFAAFLLCNAYDQIRMSIAFPGMNVKMVGTHAGISIGEDGPSQMGIEDVSLACSLPGVVVMVTADAVSTKAATAAMVEHDGPVYLRLGRPNVAEIYSEGDTFEIGKANTIREGDDVTIIANGLMVAGAVDAATKLAEEGISARVIDMHTVKPIDVDAIQKAARETGAIVVAEEHLAHGGLGSAVSMVVSQSTPVPMAYVNVGDCFAESGDPQGLLDKYGLTAEAIVEAVKKVK; translated from the coding sequence ATGTATTTAGGTGAAATTAGTGGATTGAAAGTAGGACAAGCCACCCGCGATGCATTTGGAGATGCTTTAAAAGATCTGGGTGATAAGCATCCTGAAATTGTGACCGTGGATGGCGACGTCGGGAACTCGACTCGCACGGAAGTCTTTGCGAAAGCTTTTCCTGAACGTGGTTTTAATGTTGGTATTGCAGAAAGTAATATGGTCAGCGTTGCAGGAGGTCTGGCCTCCACCGGACATATTCCGGTTGTTGCCAGCTTTGCCGCATTTCTCTTATGCAACGCCTATGACCAAATCAGAATGTCAATTGCGTTCCCTGGCATGAATGTGAAGATGGTCGGAACACATGCGGGGATTTCCATCGGCGAAGATGGTCCTTCACAGATGGGAATAGAAGATGTCTCATTAGCCTGTAGTCTCCCTGGTGTGGTTGTGATGGTTACCGCTGATGCCGTTTCTACCAAAGCAGCAACAGCAGCGATGGTTGAACATGATGGTCCCGTCTATCTAAGACTCGGTCGACCGAATGTGGCAGAAATTTATTCAGAAGGTGATACATTTGAGATCGGCAAAGCAAACACAATTCGTGAAGGTGACGATGTAACCATTATCGCCAATGGTCTGATGGTAGCAGGTGCCGTTGATGCCGCGACCAAACTGGCAGAAGAAGGAATTTCAGCACGTGTGATCGATATGCATACTGTAAAACCAATTGATGTGGATGCGATCCAAAAAGCAGCCCGAGAAACCGGTGCGATTGTTGTTGCAGAAGAGCATCTGGCGCATGGTGGATTAGGCTCGGCCGTATCTATGGTTGTTTCACAATCAACTCCGGTTCCCATGGCCTATGTCAATGTTGGCGACTGTTTTGCAGAAAGTGGTGACCCTCAGGGACTCCTCGATAAATATGGTTTGACTGCAGAAGCGATTGTAGAAGCTGTCAAGAAAGTAAAATAG
- the mazG gene encoding nucleoside triphosphate pyrophosphohydrolase: MPHELRVNFQSELNSLRYNYPTPLLLTGESYGSTMTDSDHQSLSEPSESDSARASGVPPDYNVLTPAFEKLCDVIARLRSPEGCPWDREQTLESIKPYTLEETYELLEAIDSGNDQHIIEELGDLLLQIVLDAQIAADEGRFDLTHVVNRLTQKMIDRHPHVFGDVTAESPAEVRKNWDQIKEQEKQRRSIFDGLPQDLPALARAARIAEKAAKVGYDFPHRDMLFDKLREEIQELADEIYPEGKIPDTPATVEAEIITDTQIDDPKLRERVEGELGDILFVVANISRRWKINPEEALRISNRKFQQRVQKIEQELEKAGRSIQSASLQEMETIYQNIKVQEKQTS, translated from the coding sequence ATGCCTCATGAATTACGTGTGAATTTTCAGAGCGAATTGAATTCGCTACGATACAACTATCCTACACCATTATTGCTTACAGGTGAATCATACGGTAGTACAATGACAGACTCTGATCATCAATCTCTTTCTGAACCATCTGAATCTGATTCAGCCCGCGCTTCCGGCGTTCCCCCTGATTATAATGTATTAACCCCTGCTTTTGAAAAGCTTTGTGATGTGATTGCCCGCCTACGGTCACCCGAGGGTTGTCCCTGGGATCGTGAACAGACACTGGAATCCATCAAACCGTATACATTGGAAGAAACCTACGAGCTTTTAGAAGCCATCGATTCTGGCAACGATCAGCATATTATTGAAGAACTGGGAGATCTTCTGTTGCAAATCGTGCTCGATGCTCAGATCGCCGCTGATGAAGGCCGCTTTGATTTGACACATGTTGTCAATCGTCTGACTCAAAAGATGATCGATCGCCACCCTCATGTATTCGGTGATGTGACTGCAGAATCCCCAGCAGAGGTCCGCAAGAACTGGGATCAAATCAAAGAACAGGAAAAACAGCGCCGATCTATTTTTGATGGCCTGCCTCAAGATTTACCTGCGCTCGCACGCGCAGCACGGATAGCAGAGAAAGCAGCAAAAGTCGGATATGATTTTCCCCATCGGGATATGTTGTTTGATAAACTTCGTGAAGAGATTCAGGAATTGGCAGACGAAATTTATCCTGAGGGAAAAATACCCGATACCCCTGCAACGGTCGAAGCAGAAATTATCACAGACACGCAAATTGATGATCCAAAACTACGCGAGCGGGTTGAAGGCGAGTTAGGCGATATCTTATTCGTAGTGGCCAACATCTCGCGACGCTGGAAGATCAATCCCGAAGAAGCACTGCGTATAAGTAATCGTAAATTTCAACAACGCGTACAAAAAATTGAACAGGAACTGGAAAAAGCGGGCCGCTCGATTCAAAGCGCTTCATTGCAGGAAATGGAAACCATCTACCAAAATATTAAAGTACAGGAAAAGCAAACTTCATAG
- a CDS encoding molybdenum cofactor biosynthesis protein MoaE, with translation MTPDYISISDQPIDYTATTERVRSNECGAVVLFLGTVREMTAGRQTVALDYEAYPEMAQKTMQQLITEARAQWPVHAVAIEHRVGHLPLGEISVAIAVSSAHRKQAFEAGRFLIDRLKEIVPIWKKENWSDGTSEWEHREFKTN, from the coding sequence ATGACTCCAGATTATATTTCCATTTCAGATCAGCCTATCGATTATACCGCGACGACCGAACGGGTTCGTTCCAATGAGTGTGGGGCTGTGGTGTTATTCCTGGGCACAGTCCGTGAAATGACAGCCGGTCGTCAGACGGTTGCTCTGGATTATGAGGCTTATCCCGAAATGGCGCAAAAGACCATGCAACAATTAATTACAGAAGCACGCGCACAATGGCCCGTGCATGCGGTTGCCATCGAACATCGAGTCGGTCACCTGCCTTTAGGAGAGATCAGTGTGGCGATTGCCGTTAGTTCGGCTCATCGAAAACAGGCGTTTGAAGCAGGTCGCTTCTTGATTGATCGTTTGAAGGAAATCGTACCTATTTGGAAGAAAGAAAACTGGTCAGATGGAACATCTGAATGGGAACATCGAGAATTCAAGACGAATTAG
- a CDS encoding MoaD/ThiS family protein encodes MTVQQIHVKLFARAKELVNSELISVTISEGMTVEELRLAIAKQYPELQSLSNQLLIAIDNAYAGEGQILNPEQEVACFPPVSGG; translated from the coding sequence ATGACAGTGCAACAGATTCACGTTAAGTTATTTGCCCGTGCTAAGGAGTTGGTAAACAGCGAATTAATATCCGTGACGATTTCCGAAGGAATGACCGTTGAAGAGTTGCGGCTGGCGATTGCAAAGCAATATCCAGAGTTGCAATCATTGAGCAACCAGTTACTGATTGCCATCGATAATGCCTATGCAGGGGAAGGTCAGATTCTGAATCCAGAGCAGGAAGTCGCCTGTTTTCCTCCGGTTAGTGGTGGTTGA
- a CDS encoding ornithine cyclodeaminase family protein yields the protein MAALYITEDDVRSVMDMEKSLLIIHKVFKEMASERATNLPRQRVRAPGIMLHTMSAANEYLGYVGWKAYTSTKEGAQFHVAIYDQETGQMRALIEGDFLGQLRTGAASGVATEYMARPDSKVVGLFGSGLQARTQLQAVCQTRKIEFVSVYSRNHENCSEFAEEMTELCNVEVKASHSPDETAAEKDIVICASTSKTPLFDGRVLDEGTHLNVIGSNHRSKREIDRTTIKRADVIVCDDITQCRQEAGDFIQPVEEGITDWRLMHNLCEIVAERQTGRATDDQVTLFKSVGLAVEDVAMGAEIYQLALEEGLGVELPF from the coding sequence ATGGCCGCATTATATATCACTGAAGATGATGTTCGTTCTGTAATGGATATGGAAAAATCCTTACTGATTATCCATAAAGTCTTCAAAGAAATGGCCTCTGAGAGAGCCACCAATTTGCCGCGTCAGCGCGTTCGCGCACCAGGAATTATGCTACATACTATGTCAGCCGCCAATGAATACCTGGGTTATGTTGGTTGGAAAGCATATACGTCAACTAAAGAAGGGGCTCAGTTTCACGTTGCTATTTACGATCAGGAAACGGGTCAGATGCGCGCCTTGATTGAGGGTGATTTTCTTGGTCAATTGCGAACAGGTGCAGCCAGTGGCGTGGCGACAGAGTACATGGCGAGACCAGATTCAAAAGTGGTTGGTTTATTCGGCTCCGGATTGCAGGCACGCACGCAATTGCAAGCGGTTTGTCAAACACGAAAAATTGAGTTTGTGTCGGTTTACTCCCGCAATCATGAAAACTGCAGTGAATTTGCCGAAGAAATGACGGAGCTTTGTAATGTGGAAGTCAAAGCCTCCCATTCTCCAGATGAAACAGCAGCTGAGAAAGATATTGTCATTTGTGCTTCCACAAGTAAAACTCCTTTGTTTGATGGTCGTGTCCTCGATGAGGGAACACATTTGAATGTAATTGGCTCGAACCACCGTTCAAAGCGGGAAATAGATCGTACTACAATCAAACGTGCTGACGTGATTGTCTGTGATGATATAACGCAGTGCAGGCAAGAAGCAGGAGATTTCATTCAGCCTGTAGAGGAAGGGATTACCGATTGGCGATTGATGCATAATTTGTGTGAAATCGTGGCAGAACGCCAGACAGGACGCGCGACCGACGACCAGGTGACATTATTCAAATCAGTGGGTTTGGCTGTAGAAGATGTGGCAATGGGAGCTGAGATTTACCAATTGGCGCTCGAAGAAGGTCTGGGTGTCGAATTACCTTTTTAA
- a CDS encoding alpha/beta hydrolase family protein yields MSQRLNVSLCCLILCIANNGDLIASEKISQIKKPQTIKRPPLSLIKVKSTLDQSLQPSLIWVPDSAKTTPTPLFVFLHSWSGNYKQSNTKWQDEAVKRGWIYLHPNFRGVNQQPEACGSKLARQDILDAIDYMIEHYQVDQSRIYLAGSSGGGHMTMLMAGHHPGRFSAASAWVGISDLSDWYHFHVKEGVPQNYARMILKSLTAKPGTSSEIDAEYRDRSPLYWIENATDLPLDLNAGVTDGKTGSVPFAHTLRAFNAIAKRNRTTLITKEEMQQLWDYSKLKTPQPTDQATDKTYGRDIHLRRNSGLARVTIFEGGHEGLPQPACEWLSKQRRDTSDFQKK; encoded by the coding sequence ATGAGTCAGAGATTAAATGTCAGTCTATGTTGCCTCATTTTGTGTATTGCAAACAATGGAGATCTCATTGCATCTGAGAAGATTTCTCAAATCAAGAAACCACAGACAATCAAAAGACCTCCACTGAGTTTAATCAAAGTCAAAAGCACTCTGGATCAAAGTCTGCAGCCTTCCTTGATCTGGGTACCGGATTCGGCAAAGACAACTCCGACTCCCCTCTTCGTGTTTCTACACTCCTGGAGCGGAAACTATAAGCAGAGTAATACGAAATGGCAGGATGAAGCCGTGAAGCGCGGTTGGATTTATCTGCATCCCAATTTCCGAGGTGTAAATCAACAGCCGGAAGCCTGTGGTTCTAAATTGGCACGACAGGATATTCTGGATGCAATTGATTATATGATTGAGCATTACCAAGTCGATCAATCGCGGATTTATCTGGCGGGGTCGTCAGGAGGGGGCCACATGACGATGTTAATGGCAGGGCATCATCCTGGTCGGTTTTCAGCAGCTTCGGCTTGGGTTGGTATCAGCGATTTATCAGACTGGTACCATTTTCATGTTAAGGAGGGAGTTCCTCAGAACTACGCGCGCATGATTTTGAAGTCGCTTACTGCTAAACCGGGCACTTCGTCTGAAATTGATGCAGAGTACCGCGATCGTTCTCCCCTGTATTGGATTGAGAACGCAACGGACTTGCCTCTTGATCTGAACGCAGGAGTTACTGATGGCAAGACCGGCTCTGTACCCTTTGCACATACCTTGCGTGCGTTTAATGCGATTGCAAAAAGAAATCGAACGACACTGATTACAAAAGAGGAGATGCAACAACTTTGGGACTATAGTAAATTGAAAACTCCTCAGCCTACTGATCAGGCGACAGATAAAACCTATGGTCGAGACATTCATTTAAGAAGGAATTCCGGTTTAGCACGTGTCACCATCTTCGAGGGAGGACACGAAGGTTTGCCTCAACCTGCCTGCGAATGGTTATCGAAACAGAGACGTGATACTTCAGATTTTCAAAAAAAATAG
- a CDS encoding GNAT family N-acetyltransferase codes for MTEFRAFHNADPPQLLRLWHSAGLGRGAAECLNNDAFEVLIFSQPYFDPNGLIVAEDNGEIVGFVLAGFGTNAESSALDYSKGVICAVIVHPNDRRKGIGRELVRRAEEYLRSKGATEITAGASGLLSPFLVGLYGGTRPSGFLLSDPIAGPFFEAIGYEAKGSIRIYQRDLLGQKPKIKFHLVNIRRKMQLMISDDYQAPNWWWLTRMGRLETLHFELVPKSGDAAVASATVVGLDLYIPKWEERVIGLTDVFVKEEIRSQGYGQSLLLEIARRLQDELITKLEWHVEESNIVARHVAEAVGYHQIDTGIVYQPVSR; via the coding sequence GTGACTGAGTTTCGCGCCTTTCATAATGCTGACCCACCGCAGTTGCTGAGATTATGGCATTCTGCAGGACTGGGAAGAGGAGCAGCGGAATGCCTTAACAATGACGCCTTTGAAGTATTGATCTTTTCTCAGCCTTATTTCGATCCAAATGGATTGATCGTTGCTGAAGACAATGGTGAAATTGTTGGTTTTGTTCTGGCGGGATTTGGTACGAATGCAGAAAGTTCTGCGCTCGATTATTCCAAAGGTGTGATCTGCGCGGTGATTGTACATCCTAATGACCGCCGAAAAGGGATTGGTCGTGAACTGGTCCGCCGGGCAGAAGAATATCTTCGGTCAAAAGGTGCAACCGAAATTACCGCAGGGGCTTCTGGTTTACTATCGCCATTTTTGGTGGGCCTCTATGGTGGAACCCGTCCTTCAGGTTTCCTGTTGTCTGATCCAATCGCAGGTCCGTTTTTTGAAGCGATTGGCTACGAAGCTAAGGGGTCGATTCGAATTTATCAACGCGACCTGCTCGGGCAGAAGCCTAAAATCAAGTTTCATCTGGTAAATATACGTCGCAAGATGCAATTGATGATTTCCGATGACTATCAGGCTCCAAATTGGTGGTGGCTGACTCGCATGGGAAGACTGGAAACGCTACATTTTGAACTCGTTCCCAAATCGGGAGATGCAGCAGTCGCCTCTGCAACAGTTGTTGGACTGGATTTATACATTCCTAAGTGGGAAGAGCGGGTGATTGGACTGACTGATGTCTTTGTCAAAGAAGAGATACGCTCCCAAGGCTATGGACAGTCACTGTTATTGGAAATCGCGCGTCGTCTACAGGATGAGCTGATTACCAAGCTGGAATGGCATGTAGAAGAGTCCAACATTGTTGCCAGGCACGTTGCCGAAGCCGTCGGTTACCATCAGATCGATACTGGTATTGTATATCAGCCGGTTTCACGTTAG
- a CDS encoding anaerobic glycerol-3-phosphate dehydrogenase subunit C, whose translation MDRQQQRIAEDLSSLITGDVRCDPVALSIYASDASLYQVPPLCITYPRERDDIIAIARYANEMNVPLIPRGAGTGLVGDAIGSGIVVDCSRYLTGFELMDDNLVRVQPGVVHAQLNRFLKPLGLYFPPDPSNTEVTTIGSMLAIDAAGSRAIRVGSTRDHVNQLEVVLSDGTCFEAGNESLSILNQPLTTSLTSTPLLGEVPAEARAEQVKRTILSKLSQLLTENRHLIQEKQNSGIPNCSGYFLKGIKTRNHLNLARLLVGSEGTLGFFSSAVLHVSPLPAHRGVALLLFGDLASAIRAVQTITYLQPSACDLLDRRLLSLARDADPRFTSLISTAAEAALLVEQVGFSDSQVQSRLHNVVLAVKNVNSRVVVAMETHQADEVEFLWSLPQKVVPSLSRLPGEARPQPFVEDIAVPPDCLYEFSQKAQKVFQRHQVTATLYAHAASGQIHLRPFLPALTQQNAPILESIARDLYQTVFSVNGTISGEHGDGLARTAFIRSQYGDLYRVFRQVKDTFDPHNLLNPGKVINDDPHVTIRNLRPVPETLPELLDLQLDWSPQELQIEASRCNGCGSCRRQDPGSRMCPVFRIEPLEEASPRAKANLFRGLLSGEIQPNQLSSTETKRLADTCFNCKQCQLDCPSTVNIPQMAIEAKAAYVSTNGLDRTDWILSRAHSFGALGSTLSMAANWAINNSTARWVMEKMMGIHRDRKLPLFSRRSFLRSVPKRFTKRPRPGGDPDLVIFFVDYFANYHDPELAHALLAILQHNQISVYVPLDQLASGMAMVSAGDLIAARSLARENIQILNEFAKEGHQIICSEPAAAICLKQEYPMLVRNEESTAIASQVTEAGDFLLQLHKSGRLRTDFGPLDFELDYHTPCHTKALSSRSPLMDLLALIPELRVNTIEKGCSGMAGTYGLARDTFETSKQIGRELIDHMKTTRVRAGATECSSCKMQMEQETRIPTIHPIKLLALSYGLMPEIERKLHPQKKKLVVS comes from the coding sequence TTGGACCGCCAACAGCAAAGAATTGCAGAAGATCTTTCCAGCCTGATTACAGGTGATGTGCGATGCGATCCGGTGGCGTTGTCTATTTATGCCAGTGATGCAAGTCTCTATCAGGTTCCTCCTTTATGTATTACTTATCCCCGCGAGCGCGACGATATCATTGCGATCGCCAGATATGCTAATGAGATGAATGTTCCTCTCATTCCGCGAGGAGCAGGAACAGGATTAGTTGGTGACGCCATAGGCAGTGGTATTGTTGTCGATTGTTCACGCTATCTGACAGGCTTTGAGTTGATGGATGATAACCTGGTGCGTGTTCAACCGGGAGTCGTACATGCGCAACTCAATCGATTTTTAAAACCACTTGGATTGTATTTTCCACCAGATCCTTCCAACACGGAAGTCACAACCATTGGCAGTATGTTGGCGATTGATGCCGCTGGTTCGCGTGCCATACGTGTTGGTTCCACCCGTGATCATGTTAACCAACTAGAGGTAGTGCTTTCAGATGGAACTTGTTTTGAAGCAGGAAATGAAAGTCTCTCAATTCTCAATCAGCCTCTCACGACTTCTTTAACGAGTACCCCTTTATTGGGTGAAGTACCCGCTGAAGCGCGTGCAGAGCAAGTCAAACGAACGATTTTGAGTAAGCTTTCCCAACTCCTGACTGAAAATCGACATTTGATACAGGAAAAACAAAATTCCGGTATTCCTAATTGCAGTGGGTATTTTTTAAAAGGAATCAAGACACGAAATCATCTGAATCTGGCGCGCTTACTGGTCGGCTCAGAAGGTACATTGGGATTTTTTTCTTCTGCGGTATTGCATGTTTCGCCTTTACCTGCACATCGTGGTGTTGCGCTGTTGTTATTTGGAGATTTGGCATCAGCAATTCGTGCCGTGCAAACGATTACTTACTTACAGCCTTCCGCCTGTGATTTGCTGGATCGACGCTTGTTGTCATTAGCAAGAGATGCCGACCCTCGTTTTACCTCACTAATTTCAACGGCAGCAGAAGCCGCTTTATTAGTGGAGCAGGTAGGCTTTAGTGATTCACAAGTCCAGAGTCGATTGCATAACGTGGTCCTGGCTGTGAAAAACGTGAACTCGCGCGTTGTTGTAGCGATGGAGACACATCAGGCTGATGAAGTGGAATTTCTCTGGTCATTACCTCAAAAGGTAGTGCCTTCACTGAGTCGATTACCGGGCGAAGCGCGTCCTCAGCCCTTTGTCGAAGATATCGCTGTTCCTCCAGATTGCCTTTATGAGTTTTCGCAGAAGGCGCAGAAAGTATTTCAACGTCACCAGGTCACAGCCACGTTATATGCACACGCGGCTTCAGGGCAAATTCATCTACGACCTTTTCTTCCCGCGTTGACTCAGCAGAACGCACCGATCCTGGAGAGTATTGCCCGTGACTTATATCAGACTGTCTTTTCTGTAAATGGTACAATCAGCGGAGAGCACGGAGACGGTTTGGCCAGAACCGCCTTTATTCGTTCTCAGTATGGCGATTTGTATCGAGTATTTCGCCAAGTCAAAGATACATTCGACCCACATAATCTCCTCAATCCCGGAAAAGTCATCAATGATGATCCGCATGTGACAATTCGAAATCTCAGGCCAGTTCCTGAAACGCTTCCGGAACTGCTTGATTTACAATTGGATTGGTCACCACAAGAACTACAAATTGAGGCTTCCCGTTGCAACGGTTGTGGATCATGTCGCAGACAGGATCCCGGATCTCGCATGTGCCCGGTTTTTCGTATTGAACCGTTAGAAGAAGCGTCGCCTCGCGCGAAGGCGAATTTGTTTCGAGGCTTGTTATCTGGCGAAATTCAACCCAATCAGCTCTCTTCCACAGAAACCAAGAGGCTGGCCGATACCTGTTTTAACTGCAAACAGTGCCAGCTGGATTGTCCTTCCACAGTCAATATTCCTCAGATGGCGATTGAAGCAAAAGCAGCCTACGTGTCAACCAACGGCTTGGATCGAACCGATTGGATTTTATCACGTGCACATTCCTTTGGAGCCTTAGGCAGTACGCTGTCGATGGCAGCGAACTGGGCCATCAATAATTCCACGGCACGCTGGGTGATGGAAAAAATGATGGGCATTCATCGTGATCGAAAGTTGCCTTTATTTTCGAGACGTTCATTCTTGCGATCCGTGCCGAAAAGATTCACAAAACGTCCCCGGCCCGGTGGAGACCCTGATTTAGTAATCTTTTTTGTTGACTATTTTGCCAATTATCATGATCCCGAATTAGCGCATGCGTTATTGGCAATCTTGCAACATAATCAAATTTCCGTTTATGTGCCCTTGGATCAATTGGCTTCCGGCATGGCAATGGTTTCTGCCGGGGATTTGATAGCGGCTCGTAGTCTGGCGAGGGAAAATATTCAAATTCTGAATGAATTTGCCAAGGAAGGGCATCAAATTATCTGTTCGGAGCCAGCTGCTGCCATATGCCTCAAGCAGGAATATCCGATGTTAGTTCGGAATGAAGAAAGCACAGCCATTGCATCGCAAGTGACAGAAGCAGGAGACTTCTTGCTGCAATTGCATAAATCGGGGCGTTTACGGACGGATTTTGGGCCGCTCGATTTTGAATTGGACTATCATACACCCTGTCACACCAAAGCATTATCGTCCCGATCCCCGCTTATGGATCTACTCGCTTTGATTCCTGAGCTCAGGGTGAATACAATTGAGAAAGGTTGTTCGGGAATGGCAGGAACTTATGGTCTTGCCAGGGACACCTTTGAAACATCAAAGCAGATCGGTCGGGAGTTGATCGATCATATGAAGACAACAAGAGTGAGAGCGGGTGCTACTGAGTGTAGTAGTTGCAAAATGCAGATGGAGCAGGAAACCCGGATTCCGACCATTCATCCAATCAAGCTGCTGGCACTTTCGTATGGCCTGATGCCGGAAATTGAGCGGAAGCTGCACCCACAGAAGAAAAAACTGGTCGTTTCATGA
- a CDS encoding transketolase has translation MAAQANALSIEELKEKGKVLRRLIIRMTTEAGSGHPSSSLSAVEVVNALWFGGFMKYDPQNPTWDARDRFILSKGHAVPVLYAAMAEAGYFSTDDVMTLRKLGSPFEGHPNMKRLPGIEASTGSLGQGLSLGIGQALGARLNKNGSNVFVVIGDGEMGEGQVWEALAAAEKYKLGNLTAIIDQNTYQQTGATKDVLDLGSFEEKIAAFGWHTQTIDGNCQKSVVEALEVASKVTDRPKAIISKTKKGFGILPVLEETGDLNYHGKPLSPELAEKALAFIA, from the coding sequence GTGGCTGCTCAAGCAAATGCCTTATCGATTGAAGAGTTGAAGGAAAAAGGGAAAGTCCTTCGTCGTCTGATTATCCGAATGACAACCGAAGCTGGTAGCGGACACCCCAGCAGTAGCTTGTCTGCTGTTGAAGTGGTAAATGCACTCTGGTTCGGTGGTTTTATGAAATACGATCCACAGAATCCGACTTGGGATGCACGGGATCGTTTCATTTTAAGTAAAGGCCATGCGGTACCTGTACTGTATGCCGCCATGGCCGAAGCGGGTTACTTCTCAACCGACGATGTTATGACACTCCGAAAATTGGGGAGTCCCTTTGAAGGCCATCCCAATATGAAACGCCTTCCTGGAATCGAAGCTTCAACAGGTTCGCTCGGACAGGGGCTGTCACTGGGTATTGGGCAAGCTTTGGGAGCGCGTTTGAATAAGAACGGGTCCAATGTGTTTGTCGTGATTGGTGATGGCGAAATGGGAGAAGGTCAGGTCTGGGAAGCATTAGCTGCTGCTGAAAAGTACAAGTTGGGTAACCTGACTGCGATTATCGACCAGAACACCTACCAGCAGACCGGCGCTACGAAAGATGTGCTCGATCTGGGTTCCTTTGAAGAAAAGATCGCAGCCTTTGGCTGGCATACGCAGACGATCGATGGCAACTGCCAGAAATCCGTTGTTGAAGCTCTGGAAGTTGCGTCCAAAGTAACGGATCGCCCCAAGGCCATCATTTCGAAGACAAAGAAAGGGTTTGGGATTCTACCCGTGCTGGAAGAAACGGGAGATTTAAACTATCACGGTAAACCGCTTTCACCAGAGTTGGCAGAAAAAGCACTGGCATTTATTGCTTAG